One part of the Mya arenaria isolate MELC-2E11 chromosome 3, ASM2691426v1 genome encodes these proteins:
- the LOC128228814 gene encoding uncharacterized protein LOC128228814, whose protein sequence is MQVYLSDQDVPTRGTYPIRRNAGREGRSGENRCAKCDIQCETPRKLPCGHMFCKHCLKSYFSSLSLPDVQKTFRCPRCRFSVESPSLPLSKWAKAFKMDKRTKFYSTPPKLPTDADATTQAPSQHTGTRHNVASRRAKSGKISRDACHRTAIYSRHHEEDGFFAGAEGGGGRCLFWAADCLPDRCLVLADWLNQCVKLYGPSKKSITHFKLPSQPLSVSYLHDDILLTSLGSRDDRILFLKVNREPAVQMHVTSVKRLHDSHLYSTTRFVKKCFGLFETPDRKVYIGIIQTEMNKTGTKFNIGITGTNTKVENLNLDPSVCLSSGSNLHYSHALDRLFITENRTLYCLKNNGKLLYKRTYSQQSTENYPLGAITSDTQGSVFIAANNQILHVNSDGDQLEVIPTKIDPYFLLCTENDHLHIFGYGDQVLTMTFT, encoded by the exons ATGCAGGTTTACCTAAGCGATCAAGATGTGCCGACGCGTGGCACCTACCCGATACGCCGAAATGCAGGAAGAGAGGGACGGTCGGGCGAAAACAGGTGCGCAAAGTGTGACATACAGTGTGAGACACCGAGAAAACTTCCGTGTGGACATATGTTCTGTAAACACTGCTTGAAAAGTTACTTTTCTTCTCTGAGTTTACCGGATGTTCAAAAAACGTTCCGGTGCCCGCGGTGCAGATTTTCGGTTGAGTCTCCTTCACTGCCGTTGTCCAAATGGGCAAAAGCTTTTAAGATGGACAAACGCACGAAGTTTTACTCTACTCCGCCTAAATTGCCAACAGACGCAGATGCTACAACACAAGCACCATCCCAACACACCGGAACACGACACAACGTAGCATCACGCAGAGCAAAAAGCGGGAAGATCTCGCGCGACGCCTGTCACCGGACGGCCATCTACAGCCGGCATCACGAGGAGGACGGCTTCTTCGCAGGCGCCGAGGGGGGCGGTGGACGCTGCCTCTTCTGGGCGGCCGACTGCCTGCCCGATCGATGTCTGGTACTGGCGGACTGGCTGAACCAATGTGTTAAGCTGTACGGGCCTTCAAAAAAGTCCATTACACACTTCaag TTGCCAAGTCAACCTTTGAGTGTATCCTATCTCCATGACGACATTTTGCTGACGTCACTAGGCAGTCGTGACGACAGGATTCTATTCTTAAAAGTAAATCGAGAGCCTGCAGTTCAAATGCATGTCACAAGCGTCAAACGCTTACATGACTCTCATCTATATAGCACTACAAG GTTTGTCAAGAAGTGTTTCGGATTGTTCGAGACACCGGACAGGAAAGTCTACATCGGGATCATACAGacagaaatgaataaaaccGGAACCAAGTTTAACATTGGAATCACTGGAACGAACACAAAAGTTGAG AACCTGAATTTGgatccgtccgtctgtctgtcatCCGGCTCCAATCTCCACTACAGCCACGCTCTGGACCGTCTCTTTATAACAGAAAATCGGACACTATATTGCCTTAAAAACA aTGGAAAGCTCTTGTACAAACGGACGTACAGTCAACAAAGCACAGAGAACTACCCATTGGGTGCCATCACTTCCGACACCCAGGGCAGCGTATTCATAGCCGCCAACAATCAAATTCTACATGTTAACTCCGACGGTGACCAACTGGAAGTCATTCCGACGAAGATCGACCCGTATTTTCTGTTGTGCACAGAAAATGACCATCTACATATATTTGGATATGGGGATCAAGTGTTAACGATGACATTCACTTAA
- the LOC128229016 gene encoding uncharacterized protein LOC128229016: MRTLTGALFVLGLAAIVSSEGDYKHMEDWAHQWYDNEPYYFRCTEALGNISAHDYDRVSWVTPKGVIESNTSDYYTLRDADGVKSAEIVIHKIEPALHGVYVCKVYNVSGNLVNKTIFGLNVHEAKPRSYKDKYQRNINVAVISSAVFLVPVLSLCLLHHYSWEKRHPEFMGRKKYAVDDSHEMNRTASKNGGLAATVASPEGKGAYENPDGVSTQM, translated from the coding sequence ATGAGAACACTGACAGGAGCATTGTTTGTGTTGGGCTTGGCGGCCATTGTTTCCTCAGAGGGGGATTATAAACACATGGAGGATTGGGCTCATCAATGGTATGACAACGAGCCTTACTACTTCCGGTGCACGGAAGCACTCGGCAACATTTCCGCGCACGACTATGATCGCGTATCTTGGGTCACTCCCAAAGGGGTGATAGAAAGTAATACAAGCGACTATTATACACTCAGAGACGCAGATGGAGTCAAGTCAGCTGAAATTGTGATACATAAAATCGAGCCAGCTCTGCACGGAGTTTACGTCTGCAAGGTCTACAATGTCAGCGGCAATTTGGTGAACAAAACGATATTTGGACTAAACGTACATGAAGCGAAGCCTCGTTCGTATAAAGATAAGTACCAACGTAACATTAACGTCGCCGTCATATCGTCAGCGGTATTCCTGGTTCCGGTGTTGAGTTTGTGTCTCCTTCACCACTACAGCTGGGAAAAACGTCATCCGGAATTCATGGGGCGAAAAAAGTATGCAGTAGACGACAGTCACGAGATGAATCGGACGGCATCGAAAAATGGCGGGCTTGCAGCTACTGTGGCGTCACCGGAAGGCAAAGGGGCGTACGAAAATCCGGATGGTGTCTCAACACAAATGTAG